The nucleotide window TGGCACATTACCGCTGCGTTGCTGGACCGGGCAGGAAATGAGCTCCTCCGGTATGCCAAGGTGCACTTGTTCGATCGCGAAGAACAGCAGGTTTTCGTACCGGGGGAAGCCGCGCCGTCGGCCGTGGATTTTGAGGGTATCCGGGTGGGCCTGCTCATCTGTTACGACGTTGAATTCCCTGAGCCCGTCCGGGCCTTGGCCGATGCCGGCGCTGACGTCGCGCTGGTTCCGACAGCGCTCGGTTCGGGCTTTCAAGATGTGCCTGGAATCCTGCTGCGTGCCCGCGCCCTGGAAAGCCAGCTGGCCATCGCCTATGCCAACCACACCGGGGCTTTGCCTGCAGATGCCGGCCAGGAGTTGCTGCTGGGCGGCCTCAGCGTGATCGTTGGCCCCGATGGCGCCCTGCTCGCCCAGGCAGGAACCGACACGGAATTCGAAGTCCTGTGGGCAGACGTCACGGCCGACGCCGTCGCCGCAGCCCGCCGCCACGTGCCCTACCTCCGTGACCGCCGCCCCGCGCTGTACCGCGCCTGGCAGCAGCCGCAGCACGACCACTAGCATTGACCGGCATTTCATCCTCCGAGTACTACTAGGCGCCGGTCGCATGCCGCGGCATCAAACCCGGTACGGTTTACCCGGCCATCGGGCCGGTGGTTAGGCTGGGTGGATGGCGACAGTGATTCTCGTGCGGCACGGCCGCACCACAGCCAATGCCACCGGGCTGTTGGCCGGTCGGGCCGTCGGCGTCGGCCTGGACCAGACCGGGCGCGACCAGGCGGCTCTGACCGGAGCCCGGCTCGCGGCCGTGCCCGTGGTCGGGGTGGTGTCGAGCCCTCTTGAGCGTTGTCAGCAGACCGCCCGGCTCATCCTCGATCGCCAGGCCGGCACCCCTTACGCGCCGGTCGATCCCGATCTCACCGAGTGCGATTACGGCCAGTGGCAAGGCCGCACGCTCAATGATCTCGCGACGGAGGATTTGTGGCCGGTTGTGCAGTCGCAACCGTCCGCCGTCATCTTTCCCGGCGGCGAGTCCATGGCCGCGATGCAGGCCAGGTCGGTGGCAGCGATTCGACGCCACGATGCAGCCTTCGAAGCCGAGTACGGGCCAGGAGCCGTGTGGGTGGCGGTGAGTCACGGTGACATCATCAAGTCAGTCCTCGCCGACGCGCTCGGCATGCACCTTGACCTGTTCCAGCGTATTAACGTGGGTCCTGCCTCCGTATCGATCGTGCACTACGGCGCTATTCGGCCGAGCGTCTATGCGACCAACACCGACGCGGGGGACCTGTCGTGGCTCTCGAACGGCATCCACTCCGGCGACGCGCCGGTGGGCGGCGGTACAGGGCAAAGGGCGCCATGAACCTCATGTGCCTAAAATACTGACATGCCTACACGTGTTCACGAGTTTGCCTGGCCCGACCGGGTCATCGTTGGCACCATTGGCGTACCCGGGGCGCGCACGTTCTACCTGCAGGTGCGCGCAGGGACGCAGATCGTGAGTATTGCCCTGGAGAAGCAGCAGTCGGCTCTGCTCGCCGAGAAGATCGACGAAATTCTCGACCAGCTCATCACCATCGAGGGCAACCCCTTCAGCGTTCCCGCGAGTACGCCCCTTGAACTTGTCGACAATGACCAGCTCGAGGCCGTTCAGGAGCAGTTTCGAACCGGCGCCATGAGCTTAGGCTGGGACCCAACGACGGCGCAGGTCGTCATCGAGGCCTACCCCATTACCGATGCCGATGCCGACGGCGACGGCGACGGCGAATCCCTTGATGAGGACGGCGCTAACGAGCCCGAAATGCTGCTGGTGCGGATGCCGGTCGGCACCGCCCGCGCCTTCGCCAAGCGGACCCGTGAGGTCGTCGGCGCCGGGCGTCCGATGTGCCCGCTCTGCGGTTACCCCATAGACGCCGACGGGCACATCTGCACCCTTCCCGAGGTCTGATGCCAGCGCCGGACCTAGCGACCGCCGAACTGACACTCACCGGCCGCATCACGACGGCTTCAAACGCTACCTTCCTGGGCAGCATCGGTGACGTGGTGGTCGTCTATAAGCCGATAGCAGGCGAAAGTCCGCTGTGGGATTTTCCCCACGGCACCCTGGCCCATCGGGAGGTGGCCGCCTACCTGGTCTCGCAGGCCTTCGGCTGGGACGTCGTACCGCACACCTGGCTGCGCGATGGTCCGATGGGCGAAGGAATGGTGCAGCTCTGGCAGGAACAAGACCCCGCCCAAAGCGCCGTGACCCTGGTCGCGACGGACCACGTACCGGAGACGGGCTGGAAACAGGTCCTCAAGGGACGGGATGAGAACGGACGGATGCTCGCCCTCGTTCACGAAGACTCGCCAGCGCTCAGACGCATGGCGGTATTCGACGTGGTCGTCAACAACGCCGACCGCAAAGGCGACCACATTCTGGCCATCCCGGACGGACACCGGCACGGCGTGGACCATGGGCTCACCTTTCACCCTGACCACAAGCTGCGCACAGTGCTGTGGGGATGGCTGGGAGATGCTCTGACCACCGAGGAACGCGACGGCATCGATCGTGTCAGCGAAGGACTGCACGGCGAGCTCGGCCGGAACCTGGCAGACTTGCTCAGCGCCGAAGAAATCGCTTCTCTCGCCGCGCGCTGCGCCCGGTTGCGCCTGGCAGGGCGGTTTCCGTCTCCGAGCGGTGAGATGCCGGCGGTACCCTGGCCCCTGTTCTAAGGAATTACGGCTACCGGCTTCGCAGGCTATGTCACGTTGGACGGCATGAATCTTAAGAGCCGGAGCGTCTCAACGATCAGAGCCCGAACGCATCCCGCGCCTGGGGATCGCCGCTACCGCCCCTGCTCCTCTTGCTGCCAAGTCCTCATGAAGGACGGAGGAAAGCAGGAGTTTGCTGTTCCTCTCCCATACATTGAAGCCGCCCCTTATTGGTGTCCACCAACATCCCTCTGGTTTGTAGCTATTTCGGACCAGTCAGCAGAATTGGCGGGCTGTAGTTCAGAGCGATCAGGAGTTCGGCCCGCGTCTGTGCGTCAGCCAAGTCCCGCCCCAACAGCTCCCCCAACTGGCCGATCTGCCGCCGCACACTGTTGCGGTGCAGGCCCAGCGCCTTGGCCGAGCCATCCCAGCTGCCGTTCGCCTCCAGCCACGCCCGCAGCACTGCCAGCAGGGCCGAGGCGCGCTCCGGTTCCAGCTGCCGCAGCGGACTGAAGCTCCGGTTGAACAGCATCGCCCCGGCCTCCGGGCCCAGCAGGCCGGT belongs to Arthrobacter crystallopoietes and includes:
- a CDS encoding SCO1664 family protein; this translates as MPAPDLATAELTLTGRITTASNATFLGSIGDVVVVYKPIAGESPLWDFPHGTLAHREVAAYLVSQAFGWDVVPHTWLRDGPMGEGMVQLWQEQDPAQSAVTLVATDHVPETGWKQVLKGRDENGRMLALVHEDSPALRRMAVFDVVVNNADRKGDHILAIPDGHRHGVDHGLTFHPDHKLRTVLWGWLGDALTTEERDGIDRVSEGLHGELGRNLADLLSAEEIASLAARCARLRLAGRFPSPSGEMPAVPWPLF
- a CDS encoding DUF3090 domain-containing protein; protein product: MPTRVHEFAWPDRVIVGTIGVPGARTFYLQVRAGTQIVSIALEKQQSALLAEKIDEILDQLITIEGNPFSVPASTPLELVDNDQLEAVQEQFRTGAMSLGWDPTTAQVVIEAYPITDADADGDGDGESLDEDGANEPEMLLVRMPVGTARAFAKRTREVVGAGRPMCPLCGYPIDADGHICTLPEV
- a CDS encoding MSMEG_4193 family putative phosphomutase, with the protein product MATVILVRHGRTTANATGLLAGRAVGVGLDQTGRDQAALTGARLAAVPVVGVVSSPLERCQQTARLILDRQAGTPYAPVDPDLTECDYGQWQGRTLNDLATEDLWPVVQSQPSAVIFPGGESMAAMQARSVAAIRRHDAAFEAEYGPGAVWVAVSHGDIIKSVLADALGMHLDLFQRINVGPASVSIVHYGAIRPSVYATNTDAGDLSWLSNGIHSGDAPVGGGTGQRAP
- a CDS encoding nitrilase-related carbon-nitrogen hydrolase — encoded protein: MRFAVMQAAGEVLDVAGNLALVARAAAEAKAAGADILVTPELFICGYAPLAIQSFLDPDLSRAIDDGAARIAREHRIGLVYSAPAAADGGGWHITAALLDRAGNELLRYAKVHLFDREEQQVFVPGEAAPSAVDFEGIRVGLLICYDVEFPEPVRALADAGADVALVPTALGSGFQDVPGILLRARALESQLAIAYANHTGALPADAGQELLLGGLSVIVGPDGALLAQAGTDTEFEVLWADVTADAVAAARRHVPYLRDRRPALYRAWQQPQHDH